A genomic stretch from Malus domestica chromosome 15, GDT2T_hap1 includes:
- the LOC103456257 gene encoding probable calcium-binding protein CML44 → MTTIYMMCPLSTNDLHRIFENLDKNGDGQVSLEELNWLLERIGVQFSLHELESLLGKPSLDINEFLFFYKSISMQQGDASGENEGGDIREDVGVDGQEDEDEKDLAKAFGVFDLNGDGFISSEELESVLRRLGVLEENSSRDCRTMIRVFDTNLDGLLDFQEFKTMMFQNTIS, encoded by the coding sequence ATGACAACAATCTACATGATGTGTCCTCTAAGCACCAACGACTTGCACCGTATTTTCGAAAATCTCGACAAGAATGGAGACGGGCAAGTGAGTCTCGAGGAGCTCAATTGGCTCCTCGAGAGAATCGGCGTGCAATTCAGCCTGCACGAGCTCGAGTCCCTCTTGGGAAAACCGAGCCTTGACATCAACGAGTTCTTGTTCTTCTACAAGTCCATATCCATGCAGCAAGGTGACGCCAGTGGCGAAAATGAAGGCGGTGACATTCGTGAGGATGTCGGTGTTGATGGtcaggaagatgaagatgagaaGGACCTTGCGAAGGCATTCGGTGTGTTTGACTTGAACGGCGATGGCTTCATTTCTAGCGAGGAGCTTGAGAGCGTGCTGAGGAGATTAGGGGTTTTGGAGGAGAATAGCAGCCGGGACTGTAGAACCATGATTCGCGTGTTCGACACCAACTTGGACGGCCTGCTCGACTTTCaggaattcaaaaccatgatgtTCCAAAATACTATTTCTTAA